In one window of Mesorhizobium sp. B2-1-1 DNA:
- the uvrC gene encoding excinuclease ABC subunit UvrC: MSPAEQKHKMRGGADDLPPEIDLEDEAAEEIVEPAGPDVAFTAIDWTPHAGDADGMVGAEVIQTLVKRLPNAPGVYRMMNANGDVLYVGKARSLKKRVTNYAQGRFHTNRIGRMVRETATMEFVVTRTEIEALLLEANLIKRLRPRFNVLMRDDKSFPYILLTGDHVSPGIYKHRGARSRKGDYFGPFASAGAVGRTINSLQRAFLLRSCTNSFYENRTRPCLLYQIKRCAGPCTGEISHSDYAELVAEAKDFLSGRSQKVKTEISAAMQQASQDLDFERAAIYRDRLAALSHVQSHQGINPQTVDEADVFAIHQEGGQVCIQVFFFRTGQNWGNRAYFPKADPALEGAEVLGSFLAQFYDDKPTPRAILLSHAVEDQELLAEALSTRAGRKVSISVPQRGEKKDLTDNALQNAREALGRRLAETSTQARLLAGFAETFGLEKPPVRIEVYDNSHIMGTNAVGAMVVAGPEGFVKNQYRKFNIRSTEITPGDDFGMMREVMERRFSRLLKEHGDVTPNDAAAGEADSDEGDMSGGFPAWPDVILIDGGQGQMSAVRKILADLGIEDRVVAIGIAKGQDRDAGRERFFVKGRDSFSLPVRDPVLYFVQRLRDEVHRFAIGSHRARRKKEMVKSPLDEIGGIGPSRKRALLMHFGTAKAVGRAAIEDLVKVEGISEQVARLVYNHFHEN, encoded by the coding sequence ATGAGTCCCGCAGAGCAGAAACACAAGATGCGTGGCGGCGCCGACGATCTGCCACCCGAAATCGACCTCGAGGACGAGGCGGCGGAGGAGATCGTCGAACCGGCCGGCCCGGACGTCGCCTTCACCGCCATCGACTGGACGCCGCATGCCGGCGATGCCGACGGCATGGTCGGCGCCGAAGTGATCCAGACGCTGGTCAAGCGGCTGCCCAATGCGCCGGGCGTCTACCGCATGATGAATGCCAATGGCGACGTGCTCTATGTCGGCAAGGCCCGCAGCCTGAAGAAGCGCGTCACCAATTACGCGCAAGGCCGCTTCCACACCAACCGCATCGGCCGCATGGTGCGCGAGACCGCGACGATGGAGTTCGTCGTCACCCGCACCGAGATCGAGGCGCTGCTGTTGGAGGCCAACCTCATCAAGCGGCTGCGGCCACGTTTCAACGTGCTGATGCGCGACGACAAGTCGTTTCCCTACATTCTCTTGACGGGCGACCATGTCTCGCCCGGCATCTACAAGCATCGCGGCGCGCGTTCGCGCAAAGGTGATTATTTCGGCCCCTTCGCTTCCGCGGGCGCGGTCGGCCGCACCATCAATTCCTTGCAGCGCGCCTTCCTCCTGAGGAGTTGCACCAACTCCTTCTACGAGAACCGCACGCGGCCTTGCCTGCTCTATCAGATCAAGCGCTGCGCCGGTCCGTGCACCGGCGAGATTTCGCATAGCGACTATGCCGAGCTGGTTGCCGAGGCGAAGGATTTTCTTTCCGGCCGCAGCCAGAAGGTGAAGACCGAGATTTCGGCCGCCATGCAGCAGGCCTCGCAAGACCTCGATTTCGAGCGCGCCGCCATCTATCGAGACCGGCTGGCGGCACTCTCGCACGTGCAGAGCCACCAGGGCATCAATCCGCAGACCGTCGACGAGGCCGATGTCTTCGCAATCCATCAGGAGGGCGGCCAGGTCTGCATCCAGGTGTTCTTCTTCCGCACCGGCCAGAACTGGGGCAACCGCGCCTATTTCCCGAAGGCCGATCCGGCGCTGGAAGGGGCCGAGGTGCTGGGCTCGTTCCTGGCGCAGTTCTATGACGACAAGCCGACGCCGCGCGCCATTCTGCTGTCGCACGCCGTGGAGGACCAGGAACTGTTGGCCGAGGCGCTCTCGACCCGCGCCGGCCGCAAAGTATCGATCTCGGTGCCGCAGCGCGGCGAGAAGAAGGACCTGACCGACAACGCGTTGCAAAATGCCCGCGAGGCGCTCGGCCGTCGGCTGGCCGAAACCTCGACGCAGGCCAGGTTGCTCGCCGGCTTCGCCGAGACCTTCGGGCTCGAAAAGCCGCCGGTGCGCATCGAGGTCTACGACAATTCGCACATCATGGGCACCAACGCCGTCGGCGCCATGGTCGTCGCCGGGCCGGAAGGTTTTGTGAAGAACCAGTACCGGAAATTCAATATCCGCTCGACCGAGATCACGCCCGGCGACGATTTCGGCATGATGCGCGAAGTGATGGAGCGGCGCTTTTCACGATTGCTCAAGGAGCATGGCGATGTGACGCCCAACGATGCCGCGGCAGGCGAGGCGGACAGCGATGAGGGCGACATGTCGGGCGGCTTCCCTGCCTGGCCCGACGTCATCCTGATCGATGGCGGCCAGGGCCAGATGAGCGCCGTGCGCAAGATCCTCGCCGATCTCGGCATCGAGGACCGGGTCGTGGCCATCGGCATCGCCAAGGGCCAGGACCGCGACGCGGGCCGCGAGCGCTTCTTCGTCAAGGGCAGGGACTCGTTTTCGCTGCCGGTACGCGACCCGGTGCTCTATTTTGTCCAGCGCCTACGCGACGAGGTTCACCGTTTCGCCATCGGCTCGCACCGGGCCCGCCGCAAGAAGGAGATGGTCAAGAGCCCGCTCGACGAGATCGGCGGCATCGGCCCCAGCCGCAAGCGGGCGCTGCTGATGCATTTCGGCACCGCCAAGGCGGTCGGTCGCGCGGCAATCGAGGACCTGGTAAAGGTCGAAGGCATTTCCGAGCAGGTGGCCAGACTGGTTTACAACCATTTCCACGAGAACTGA
- a CDS encoding SDR family oxidoreductase has product MSKATAALVTGGAKRIGSAIVEDLAAHGFAVAIHCNRSRDDADALAQRINRAGGHAAVVAADLTDMAEVGDLVGRAEAALGPISLLVNNASLFEDDSVLDFDWQGWDRHFAIHVKTPALLTQNFARALPDGQEGLIVNMIDQRVWRPTPRYFSYALSKSALWTATQMMAQALGPRIRVNAIGPGPTLKNAHQDDSDFAAQLAGLILKRGPQLPEFGATIRYLWEARSVTGQMIALDGGQHLAWRTPDVTGMTE; this is encoded by the coding sequence ATGAGCAAAGCCACCGCGGCGCTGGTGACGGGCGGGGCAAAACGGATCGGTAGCGCGATTGTCGAGGATCTCGCCGCCCACGGTTTTGCCGTCGCCATTCACTGCAACCGCTCGCGCGACGACGCGGATGCGCTTGCCCAGCGGATCAACCGCGCCGGCGGCCACGCCGCCGTGGTCGCCGCCGATCTGACCGATATGGCCGAGGTCGGCGACCTGGTCGGCCGCGCCGAAGCCGCGCTCGGGCCGATCTCGCTGCTGGTCAACAACGCTTCGCTGTTCGAGGACGATTCGGTTCTTGATTTCGACTGGCAGGGCTGGGACCGCCACTTCGCCATTCATGTGAAGACCCCGGCACTGTTGACGCAGAACTTTGCCCGGGCCCTGCCGGACGGGCAGGAGGGGCTGATCGTCAACATGATCGACCAGCGTGTCTGGCGGCCGACGCCGCGCTACTTCTCCTATGCGCTGTCGAAGTCCGCCTTGTGGACGGCAACCCAGATGATGGCGCAGGCGCTCGGCCCGCGCATCCGCGTCAACGCCATCGGTCCTGGCCCGACCTTGAAGAACGCGCACCAGGACGACAGTGACTTTGCCGCGCAACTCGCCGGTCTCATTTTGAAACGCGGCCCGCAATTGCCGGAATTCGGCGCCACAATCCGCTATCTCTGGGAAGCCCGCTCGGTTACCGGGCAGATGATCGCGCTTGATGGCGGCCAGCATCTTGCATGGCGCACACCTGATGTGACAGGCATGACGGAATGA
- a CDS encoding outer membrane protein, whose product MQANLKFARPLAVALGLFALGGTAYAADVVQEEPPAPAPVAELPVASWAGPYAGLNLGYGFSGRTKEKDFDVETDTKGFIGSVFGGYQWQQENFVYGGEAELGYNGVKGDDNGIDSKAGFEGSLRARLGYAVTPEILLYGTGGLAGRSLKVEDSVLGASDRATMIGWTAGLGTDIKLTDNVFGRVEYRYTDFGSKDFDGIGKVKATDNRVTFGVGMKF is encoded by the coding sequence ATGCAAGCCAATCTCAAATTCGCACGGCCGCTGGCCGTAGCGCTCGGGCTCTTCGCCCTCGGTGGAACTGCCTATGCCGCCGATGTGGTCCAGGAAGAGCCGCCGGCACCTGCCCCGGTCGCCGAACTGCCCGTCGCGTCCTGGGCCGGCCCCTATGCCGGTCTTAATCTTGGCTATGGCTTCAGTGGCCGTACCAAGGAAAAGGATTTCGACGTTGAGACCGATACCAAGGGTTTCATCGGCAGCGTCTTCGGCGGCTATCAGTGGCAGCAGGAGAACTTCGTCTACGGCGGTGAAGCCGAACTCGGCTACAACGGCGTCAAGGGCGACGACAATGGCATCGACTCCAAGGCCGGCTTCGAAGGCTCGCTGCGTGCCCGTCTCGGCTACGCTGTGACCCCGGAAATCCTGCTCTACGGCACCGGTGGTCTCGCCGGCAGGAGCCTGAAGGTGGAGGACAGCGTCCTCGGCGCCAGCGACCGCGCCACCATGATCGGCTGGACCGCCGGTCTTGGTACCGACATCAAGCTGACCGACAATGTGTTCGGCCGCGTCGAATACCGCTACACCGACTTCGGCAGCAAGGACTTCGATGGCATCGGCAAGGTCAAGGCCACCGACAACCGCGTCACCTTCGGCGTCGGTATGAAGTTCTAA
- a CDS encoding glutathione S-transferase family protein: protein MPKLLYASTSPYSSKVRMAALYAGIAVDLAPVKTEDKPAELIGANPLGKIPVLVLDDGRSIHDSRAITQQLNRMSKSALFPRNPDKRLEAEVLEALADGICDCALSMVYERRTRPEEMVYQPWLDRQWAKITAALDLLNANPPKLPKKITAGQMALRACLGYLALRFAGKWEKGRNRLVRWAARFDEKFPDLKPCVPA from the coding sequence ATGCCGAAGCTGCTTTACGCCTCCACGTCCCCCTATAGTTCCAAGGTACGAATGGCGGCCCTTTATGCCGGCATCGCGGTCGACCTGGCGCCTGTCAAGACCGAAGACAAGCCGGCCGAACTGATCGGCGCCAATCCGCTGGGCAAGATCCCCGTGCTGGTGCTCGACGACGGCCGCTCGATCCACGACAGCCGAGCCATCACCCAGCAGCTCAACCGGATGTCGAAGAGCGCGCTGTTTCCGCGCAATCCCGACAAGCGGCTGGAAGCGGAAGTGCTGGAAGCGTTGGCGGACGGCATCTGCGACTGTGCGCTGTCGATGGTTTATGAGCGCCGCACGCGGCCCGAGGAGATGGTCTACCAGCCCTGGCTCGATCGCCAGTGGGCGAAGATCACCGCCGCGCTCGATCTACTCAACGCCAATCCGCCGAAACTGCCGAAGAAGATCACCGCCGGCCAGATGGCGCTGCGCGCCTGCCTTGGCTACCTGGCGCTGCGTTTCGCCGGGAAATGGGAAAAAGGCCGCAACCGGCTGGTCCGCTGGGCCGCGCGCTTCGATGAGAAATTCCCTGACCTGAAACCCTGCGTTCCCGCGTGA
- a CDS encoding transcriptional regulator encodes MSADDIIHQGTRLRIMAALNTLERREALEFTQLKAMIETTDGNLGAHLDTLAKAGYVDVEKLFVGRRPRTRIKATTIGRRAFRSHVAFLRKIIGEAEATRGRK; translated from the coding sequence ATGAGTGCCGACGACATCATCCATCAGGGTACACGGCTCAGGATCATGGCCGCCCTGAACACGCTGGAAAGACGCGAGGCGCTGGAGTTCACGCAACTGAAAGCCATGATCGAAACCACCGACGGAAATCTCGGCGCGCATCTCGATACGCTGGCCAAAGCGGGCTACGTCGATGTTGAAAAGCTTTTCGTCGGGCGGCGGCCGCGGACACGGATCAAAGCAACGACGATCGGGCGCCGCGCTTTTCGCAGTCACGTTGCCTTTCTTCGAAAGATCATCGGTGAAGCCGAGGCGACGCGAGGCAGGAAATAG
- a CDS encoding DoxX family protein, giving the protein MRQDKQLKRVCGRPGSAPLELVAGFCLAIGAAVPYAAGALILFTVAANLLVLPFWRHHGPERQALRSAFLVNIAVIGGLLLAARPG; this is encoded by the coding sequence ATGCGCCAAGACAAACAGTTAAAGCGGGTCTGCGGCCGGCCCGGCTCCGCTCCGCTGGAATTGGTGGCCGGCTTCTGCCTCGCCATCGGCGCCGCGGTGCCCTATGCCGCCGGCGCGCTCATCCTGTTCACGGTGGCGGCGAACCTGCTCGTCCTGCCCTTCTGGCGCCATCACGGGCCGGAAAGGCAGGCGCTGAGGTCCGCGTTCCTGGTCAACATCGCCGTTATCGGCGGGCTGCTGCTGGCGGCGCGTCCCGGCTGA
- a CDS encoding 23S rRNA (adenine(2030)-N(6))-methyltransferase RlmJ: protein MNYRHAYHAGNFADVVKHVVLTRLLEYLKQKDKAFRVIDTHAGIGRYDLSSLEAQKTGEWQGGIGRLVDAAPEAQAAMLLAPYLDAVRACNADGPLKKYPGSPLVARHLLRKQDRLSAIELHPKDVAKLKTEFAGDFQTRVIELDGWLALGAHLPPKEKRGLVLIDPPFEEEGEFGRLVDGLAKAHKRWPGGIYALWYPIKDRKAVIGFRKALKETGVPKLLDIEFEIRPASQEPSLDGSGLVVANPPFTLEGELRILLPALHKLLVLEKPAHWTLNWLAGE, encoded by the coding sequence ATGAACTATCGCCACGCCTATCACGCCGGAAATTTTGCCGACGTCGTCAAGCACGTCGTGCTGACGCGGCTGCTTGAATATCTGAAGCAGAAGGACAAGGCGTTCCGCGTCATCGACACTCATGCAGGCATCGGCCGCTACGATCTGTCCTCGCTCGAGGCGCAGAAGACCGGCGAATGGCAAGGCGGCATCGGCCGGCTGGTCGATGCCGCGCCCGAAGCCCAGGCCGCAATGCTGCTCGCGCCCTATCTCGACGCGGTGCGTGCGTGCAACGCAGACGGTCCATTGAAAAAATATCCGGGCTCGCCGCTGGTCGCGCGGCACCTTCTGCGTAAGCAGGACCGGCTATCGGCGATCGAGCTGCACCCGAAGGATGTCGCGAAGCTGAAGACGGAATTCGCCGGCGATTTCCAGACAAGGGTGATCGAGCTCGACGGCTGGCTGGCGCTCGGCGCACACCTGCCGCCGAAGGAAAAGCGAGGACTGGTGCTGATCGATCCGCCATTCGAGGAAGAGGGCGAGTTCGGCCGCCTCGTCGACGGGCTGGCGAAGGCGCACAAGCGCTGGCCGGGCGGCATCTATGCGCTGTGGTATCCGATCAAGGACCGCAAGGCGGTGATTGGCTTCCGCAAGGCACTGAAGGAAACCGGCGTTCCGAAATTGCTCGACATCGAATTCGAAATCCGGCCCGCGTCGCAAGAGCCCAGCCTCGACGGCAGCGGCCTGGTCGTGGCCAACCCGCCTTTCACGCTGGAAGGTGAATTGCGCATTCTCCTGCCGGCCCTGCACAAATTGCTGGTCTTGGAAAAGCCGGCGCACTGGACGCTGAACTGGCTGGCAGGGGAGTAG